A window of the Odocoileus virginianus isolate 20LAN1187 ecotype Illinois chromosome 20, Ovbor_1.2, whole genome shotgun sequence genome harbors these coding sequences:
- the ZNF821 gene encoding zinc finger protein 821 isoform X1 codes for MSRRKQTNPNKVHWDQVFAGLEEQARQAMMKTDFPGDLGSQRQAIQQLRDQDSSSSDSEGDEETTQDEVSSHTSEEDGGVVKVEKELENAEQPVGGKKVVEHEVTENLHSDPLLGLCQCPLCQLDCGSREQLIAHVYQHTAAVVSAKSYMCPVCGRALSSPGSLGRHLLIHSEDQRSNCAVCGARFTSHATFNSEKLPEVLNMESLPPAHSEGPSSAEGKDIAFSPPVYPAGILLVCNNCAAYRKLLEAQTPSVRKWALRRQNEPLEVRLQRLERERTAKKSRRDNETPEEREVRRMRDREAKRLQRMQETDEQRARRLQRDREAMRLKRANETPEKRQARLIREREAKRLKRRLEKMDMMLRAQFGQDPSAMAALAAEMNFFQLPVSGVELDSQLLGKMAFEEQNSSALH; via the exons GGGATCAAGTATTTGCTGGGCTAGAAGAGCAAGCCCGCCAGGCGATGATGAAAACTGATTTTCCTGGAGACCTTGGCAGTCAGCGACAAGCTATTCAACAACTAAGAGATCAGGACTCCAGTAGCA GTGACAGTGAGGGAGACGAAGAGACCACACAAGATGAAGTCTCTTCCCATACGTCAGAAGAAGATGGAGGAGTGGTCAAAGTGGAAAAAGAGTTAGAAAATGCAGAACAGCCTGTTGGTGGAAAGAAAGTGGTAGAGCATGAG GTCACGGAGAATTTGCATTCTGACCCGTTACTTGGACTCTGCCAGTGTCCCCTCTGCCAGCTCGACTGTGGGAGTCGGGAACAGCTGATTGCTCACGTGTACCAG CACACTGCAGCTGTGGTGAGCGCCAAGAGCTACATGTGTCCCGTCTGTGGCCGGGCCCTCAGCTCCCCAGGGTCACTGGGTCGCCACCTCTTAATCCATTCGGAGGACCAGCGGTCTAACTGTGCTGTGTGTGGAGCCCGTTTCACTAGCCATGCCACATTTAACAG TGAGAAACTCCCCGAAGTCCTTAATATGGAATCCCTACCGCCAGCCCACAGTGAGGGCCCCTCCAGTGCCGAGGGGAAGGACATTGCCTTTAGTCCTCCAGTGTACCCTGCTGGAATTCTGCTTGTATGCAACAACTGTGCTGCCTACCGGAAGCTGCTGGAAGCACAGACCCCCAGTGTCCGCAAATGGGCCTTGCGTCGGCAGAATGAGCCTTTGGAAGTCCGGCTGCAGCGACTGGAACGAGAGCGCACAGCCAAGAAGAGCCGGCGGGACAATGAGACCCCCGAGGAGCGGGAGGTGAGGCGCATGAGGGACCGAGAAGCCAAGCGCCTGCAGCGCATGCAGGAGACAGACGAGCAGCGGGCACGCCGGCTGCAACGAGATCGGGAGGCCATGAGGCTGAAGCGAGCCAACGAGACCCCCGAGAAGCGGCAGGCCCGGCTCATCCGGGAGCGGGAGGCCAAGCGGCTCAAGAGGAGGCTGGAGAAAATGGACATGATGTTGCGAGCTCAGTTTGGCCAGGACCCTTCTGCCATGGCAGCCTTAGCAGCCGAAATGAACTTCTTCCAGCTACCTGTGAGTGGGGTGGAGTTGGACAGCCAACTCCTGGGCAAGATGGCCTTTGAAGAGCAGAACAGCAGTGCTCTGCACTGA
- the ZNF821 gene encoding zinc finger protein 821 isoform X3 produces MSRRKQTNPNKVHCDSEGDEETTQDEVSSHTSEEDGGVVKVEKELENAEQPVGGKKVVEHEVTENLHSDPLLGLCQCPLCQLDCGSREQLIAHVYQHTAAVVSAKSYMCPVCGRALSSPGSLGRHLLIHSEDQRSNCAVCGARFTSHATFNSEKLPEVLNMESLPPAHSEGPSSAEGKDIAFSPPVYPAGILLVCNNCAAYRKLLEAQTPSVRKWALRRQNEPLEVRLQRLERERTAKKSRRDNETPEEREVRRMRDREAKRLQRMQETDEQRARRLQRDREAMRLKRANETPEKRQARLIREREAKRLKRRLEKMDMMLRAQFGQDPSAMAALAAEMNFFQLPVSGVELDSQLLGKMAFEEQNSSALH; encoded by the exons GTGACAGTGAGGGAGACGAAGAGACCACACAAGATGAAGTCTCTTCCCATACGTCAGAAGAAGATGGAGGAGTGGTCAAAGTGGAAAAAGAGTTAGAAAATGCAGAACAGCCTGTTGGTGGAAAGAAAGTGGTAGAGCATGAG GTCACGGAGAATTTGCATTCTGACCCGTTACTTGGACTCTGCCAGTGTCCCCTCTGCCAGCTCGACTGTGGGAGTCGGGAACAGCTGATTGCTCACGTGTACCAG CACACTGCAGCTGTGGTGAGCGCCAAGAGCTACATGTGTCCCGTCTGTGGCCGGGCCCTCAGCTCCCCAGGGTCACTGGGTCGCCACCTCTTAATCCATTCGGAGGACCAGCGGTCTAACTGTGCTGTGTGTGGAGCCCGTTTCACTAGCCATGCCACATTTAACAG TGAGAAACTCCCCGAAGTCCTTAATATGGAATCCCTACCGCCAGCCCACAGTGAGGGCCCCTCCAGTGCCGAGGGGAAGGACATTGCCTTTAGTCCTCCAGTGTACCCTGCTGGAATTCTGCTTGTATGCAACAACTGTGCTGCCTACCGGAAGCTGCTGGAAGCACAGACCCCCAGTGTCCGCAAATGGGCCTTGCGTCGGCAGAATGAGCCTTTGGAAGTCCGGCTGCAGCGACTGGAACGAGAGCGCACAGCCAAGAAGAGCCGGCGGGACAATGAGACCCCCGAGGAGCGGGAGGTGAGGCGCATGAGGGACCGAGAAGCCAAGCGCCTGCAGCGCATGCAGGAGACAGACGAGCAGCGGGCACGCCGGCTGCAACGAGATCGGGAGGCCATGAGGCTGAAGCGAGCCAACGAGACCCCCGAGAAGCGGCAGGCCCGGCTCATCCGGGAGCGGGAGGCCAAGCGGCTCAAGAGGAGGCTGGAGAAAATGGACATGATGTTGCGAGCTCAGTTTGGCCAGGACCCTTCTGCCATGGCAGCCTTAGCAGCCGAAATGAACTTCTTCCAGCTACCTGTGAGTGGGGTGGAGTTGGACAGCCAACTCCTGGGCAAGATGGCCTTTGAAGAGCAGAACAGCAGTGCTCTGCACTGA
- the ZNF821 gene encoding zinc finger protein 821 isoform X2 — protein MTPPQGDQVFAGLEEQARQAMMKTDFPGDLGSQRQAIQQLRDQDSSSSDSEGDEETTQDEVSSHTSEEDGGVVKVEKELENAEQPVGGKKVVEHEVTENLHSDPLLGLCQCPLCQLDCGSREQLIAHVYQHTAAVVSAKSYMCPVCGRALSSPGSLGRHLLIHSEDQRSNCAVCGARFTSHATFNSEKLPEVLNMESLPPAHSEGPSSAEGKDIAFSPPVYPAGILLVCNNCAAYRKLLEAQTPSVRKWALRRQNEPLEVRLQRLERERTAKKSRRDNETPEEREVRRMRDREAKRLQRMQETDEQRARRLQRDREAMRLKRANETPEKRQARLIREREAKRLKRRLEKMDMMLRAQFGQDPSAMAALAAEMNFFQLPVSGVELDSQLLGKMAFEEQNSSALH, from the exons ATGACCCCACCACAGG GGGATCAAGTATTTGCTGGGCTAGAAGAGCAAGCCCGCCAGGCGATGATGAAAACTGATTTTCCTGGAGACCTTGGCAGTCAGCGACAAGCTATTCAACAACTAAGAGATCAGGACTCCAGTAGCA GTGACAGTGAGGGAGACGAAGAGACCACACAAGATGAAGTCTCTTCCCATACGTCAGAAGAAGATGGAGGAGTGGTCAAAGTGGAAAAAGAGTTAGAAAATGCAGAACAGCCTGTTGGTGGAAAGAAAGTGGTAGAGCATGAG GTCACGGAGAATTTGCATTCTGACCCGTTACTTGGACTCTGCCAGTGTCCCCTCTGCCAGCTCGACTGTGGGAGTCGGGAACAGCTGATTGCTCACGTGTACCAG CACACTGCAGCTGTGGTGAGCGCCAAGAGCTACATGTGTCCCGTCTGTGGCCGGGCCCTCAGCTCCCCAGGGTCACTGGGTCGCCACCTCTTAATCCATTCGGAGGACCAGCGGTCTAACTGTGCTGTGTGTGGAGCCCGTTTCACTAGCCATGCCACATTTAACAG TGAGAAACTCCCCGAAGTCCTTAATATGGAATCCCTACCGCCAGCCCACAGTGAGGGCCCCTCCAGTGCCGAGGGGAAGGACATTGCCTTTAGTCCTCCAGTGTACCCTGCTGGAATTCTGCTTGTATGCAACAACTGTGCTGCCTACCGGAAGCTGCTGGAAGCACAGACCCCCAGTGTCCGCAAATGGGCCTTGCGTCGGCAGAATGAGCCTTTGGAAGTCCGGCTGCAGCGACTGGAACGAGAGCGCACAGCCAAGAAGAGCCGGCGGGACAATGAGACCCCCGAGGAGCGGGAGGTGAGGCGCATGAGGGACCGAGAAGCCAAGCGCCTGCAGCGCATGCAGGAGACAGACGAGCAGCGGGCACGCCGGCTGCAACGAGATCGGGAGGCCATGAGGCTGAAGCGAGCCAACGAGACCCCCGAGAAGCGGCAGGCCCGGCTCATCCGGGAGCGGGAGGCCAAGCGGCTCAAGAGGAGGCTGGAGAAAATGGACATGATGTTGCGAGCTCAGTTTGGCCAGGACCCTTCTGCCATGGCAGCCTTAGCAGCCGAAATGAACTTCTTCCAGCTACCTGTGAGTGGGGTGGAGTTGGACAGCCAACTCCTGGGCAAGATGGCCTTTGAAGAGCAGAACAGCAGTGCTCTGCACTGA